From Gloeocapsopsis sp. IPPAS B-1203, one genomic window encodes:
- a CDS encoding glycosyltransferase, which yields MSNISTPFVSVIIPVFNDNKRLKICLEALEKQTYPKNLYEVIVIDNGSDESIEKVVEPFEQAFATYESQLGSYAARNKGLSIAKGEVVAFTDSDCIPTQNWLETGVNHLLSIPNCGLVAGKIEIFFKNPNRPTAVELYDSVTFLQQKRYVEEEKYGATANLFTTKKILDQVGVFDSQLKSGGDVEWGRRVYSYGYLLFYADNSKVLHPARSSLEQLYKKVTRRSGGIYQLNQLNKDNTSIPLLIKLIINMLSGLRPPLRSAVRKSYFNKKLKDNEQKIKVFMIAMIVHYFDSFESIRMQLGATPKR from the coding sequence ATGAGTAACATCTCAACTCCATTTGTTTCTGTAATTATTCCAGTTTTCAATGACAATAAGCGCCTAAAAATTTGTTTAGAAGCTTTAGAGAAACAGACTTATCCCAAAAATCTATACGAAGTTATTGTTATTGACAATGGCTCTGATGAAAGCATCGAGAAAGTTGTTGAACCGTTTGAGCAAGCATTTGCTACTTACGAAAGTCAACTAGGTTCCTATGCTGCTCGAAACAAAGGGCTTTCAATCGCAAAAGGAGAGGTGGTAGCTTTTACTGATTCAGATTGTATACCTACTCAAAATTGGCTTGAAACAGGAGTTAATCATCTTTTATCTATACCAAACTGTGGCTTAGTTGCTGGAAAAATAGAAATTTTCTTCAAAAACCCAAATCGTCCAACTGCTGTAGAGCTTTATGATAGTGTGACATTTCTGCAACAGAAAAGATATGTTGAAGAAGAAAAATATGGAGCTACAGCTAATCTATTTACTACTAAAAAAATCCTTGACCAAGTGGGTGTTTTTGACTCGCAGTTAAAATCTGGTGGAGATGTAGAGTGGGGAAGACGAGTATATAGTTATGGCTATTTGTTATTCTATGCTGATAATAGTAAAGTTCTGCATCCAGCTAGAAGTTCATTAGAACAACTGTATAAAAAAGTTACTAGGCGAAGCGGTGGTATTTATCAACTAAATCAGTTAAATAAAGACAATACTTCAATACCTTTACTAATAAAATTAATCATTAATATGTTATCTGGTTTAAGACCTCCTCTTAGATCAGCAGTACGTAAATCATATTTCAACAAAAAATTAAAAGATAATGAGCAAAAAATTAAAGTCTTTATGATTGCAATGATTGTACACTACTTCGATTCTTTTGAAAGTATAAGAATGCAATTAGGAGCTACTCCCAAAAGATAA
- a CDS encoding glycosyltransferase: MKIALVHDYLTQKGGAERVFELLCRRYPDADVFTSLYDAKNTIDLGERIVYTTGLQNIPGAKKYFRLMAPLYFPAFRTLDLQDYDLIISSSSSFAKAVRKRIGAKHICFCHNITRFLWDTATYLREYRDYQYLHPVLEKIFGAMRQVDLKYSQEPDYYVANSQIVARRIQQTYRKPALVINYPIDVTQFQFSREKDDFYLASARLISYKRIDVIIEAFNWLGWSLVILGNGPERERLESRALKNIRFLGHVSDKERAFLMSKATSVIVAALEDYGLVPIEANTSGTPVIAYGAGGVLDTQIPGKTGVFFQRQTPEALQTALLDAKQIPWNYLEIRNHAINNFSEEVFFSKVEQLIEQVFDQPEPLAISNV; encoded by the coding sequence ATGAAGATTGCTCTAGTCCATGATTACTTAACGCAAAAAGGAGGAGCGGAACGTGTCTTTGAATTACTATGTAGGCGCTATCCTGATGCTGATGTTTTTACATCGTTATATGATGCCAAGAACACAATCGATTTAGGTGAAAGAATCGTTTATACAACTGGGTTACAGAATATTCCAGGAGCAAAAAAGTATTTCAGATTGATGGCTCCACTCTACTTCCCAGCTTTTCGCACTTTAGACTTGCAAGACTACGATCTAATTATTAGTAGTAGTAGCAGCTTTGCTAAAGCTGTTCGTAAAAGAATTGGAGCGAAGCATATTTGTTTTTGCCACAATATAACTCGGTTTTTGTGGGACACCGCAACTTACCTCAGAGAATACCGCGATTATCAATATCTTCATCCGGTACTTGAAAAAATCTTTGGAGCTATGCGGCAAGTAGACTTAAAGTATTCGCAAGAGCCTGATTACTATGTAGCAAACTCTCAAATTGTAGCCCGCCGTATTCAACAAACATATCGAAAACCGGCACTAGTTATTAATTACCCAATTGATGTTACTCAATTTCAGTTCTCTCGAGAAAAAGACGATTTTTATCTAGCGTCAGCTCGCTTAATTAGCTACAAACGTATCGATGTTATTATTGAAGCTTTTAATTGGCTGGGATGGTCTTTAGTCATATTAGGGAATGGACCAGAAAGAGAACGTTTAGAGTCACGAGCTTTAAAAAATATTCGATTTTTAGGTCATGTTAGTGATAAAGAGCGTGCTTTTTTAATGTCAAAAGCAACATCTGTGATTGTGGCAGCATTAGAAGATTATGGATTAGTTCCAATAGAAGCAAATACAAGTGGAACGCCCGTGATTGCTTATGGTGCGGGAGGTGTGCTTGATACACAAATACCTGGCAAAACAGGAGTCTTTTTTCAGCGACAAACACCTGAAGCTTTACAAACTGCGTTGTTAGATGCTAAACAAATTCCTTGGAATTATTTGGAAATTCGCAATCATGCCATAAATAATTTTTCCGAAGAAGTATTTTTTAGCAAAGTTGAACAGTTAATTGAGCAAGTTTTTGATCAGCCAGAACCACTAGCGATATCAAATGTTTGA
- a CDS encoding glycosyltransferase family A protein, producing MPTQTLFPESGNQTVDVSVIIPTHNRIIMLEEALISVLSQNFDGIVEIIVVDDNSQDKTSEFIREKHPEIRLISLQQNVGAYAARNRALVEAKGKYIAFLDSDDIWEKNYLKTQVTTLEGKTKCFCVSDLVVWNTAKNQRQIFVQKPNLEKYTSLIHHLLVASFIYTPSSVVIPRKAFDEVGLFDETIRIGEDAALYERCIISGYQPIFTEVPLAIKRRHSSDQLTNAKNLENRKKHRLARVNKLYPLIEKQFSTVPLQRIYAEIHADFASQYISNNYFLHWFTSSIASAHHASFSYTLFNMMDDIKDLIYKHLQESLMRFS from the coding sequence ATGCCAACACAAACTTTATTTCCAGAATCCGGCAATCAAACTGTCGATGTATCAGTTATTATTCCTACACATAACAGGATTATAATGTTGGAGGAAGCTTTAATAAGTGTACTCTCTCAAAACTTTGATGGTATTGTTGAAATTATTGTTGTCGATGATAATTCTCAGGATAAAACCTCAGAATTTATTAGGGAAAAACACCCAGAAATTCGCCTTATTAGCCTTCAACAAAATGTCGGAGCTTATGCAGCAAGAAATAGAGCTTTAGTAGAAGCTAAAGGTAAGTACATTGCTTTTCTTGACTCTGACGATATTTGGGAGAAAAACTATCTAAAAACTCAAGTTACTACTTTGGAAGGTAAAACAAAATGCTTTTGTGTTAGCGATTTAGTCGTATGGAATACTGCAAAAAATCAAAGGCAAATTTTTGTTCAGAAACCTAACCTAGAAAAATATACTTCTCTCATTCACCACCTCCTCGTTGCCAGCTTTATATATACTCCTTCTTCTGTTGTCATTCCTCGAAAAGCCTTTGATGAGGTTGGATTATTTGATGAAACAATCAGAATAGGTGAAGACGCTGCTTTGTATGAGCGCTGTATCATCTCTGGATATCAACCTATCTTCACAGAAGTACCACTTGCCATCAAACGCAGACACAGTAGTGACCAATTGACTAATGCTAAGAACCTTGAAAATAGAAAAAAACATCGTTTGGCTCGCGTAAATAAACTTTATCCTTTAATTGAAAAGCAGTTTAGTACAGTTCCACTGCAGCGTATTTATGCAGAAATTCATGCAGATTTTGCTAGTCAATACATTAGTAACAACTACTTTTTACATTGGTTCACATCATCGATAGCTTCAGCTCATCATGCTTCTTTTAGCTATACTTTGTTCAACATGATGGACGATATTAAAGATTTAATCTATAAACATTTGCAAGAAAGTCTCATGAGATTTTCATAG
- a CDS encoding polysaccharide biosynthesis tyrosine autokinase — protein MATEQEAGYGQLLSVLMRRRFLLLSVFFGILSMATVLTIITKPTYKSSMQLLVEPNYQGKTDQGQGKTTESEFADSNVEVDIATQINLMSSSILLQRAVSLLQPEYPDIDIKSLRKSLTLSPVQGQDGTGKKVRTKIVEVLYTDNDPQRTQNVLNAMQQVYQDYNLEQQKLRLAKGLTFINEQLPVIKDRVNQAENALELFRESNNLIDPELQAKALTDALNNVKQEQRTNRNQIQQTQSRLHNLQQQLARTPRNALVSSRLSQSQRYQNLLNEIQKTELALAQQRLRYTDSSPQVELLLSQRDTQRELLQQEMQTVVGENAIASEEDTTTAGQQGQLDINLAGELVEAQTNLVSLQANAQSLANAEQQLSAEIQRFPTLLAQYNRLLPEVSVNRETLQQLMTARQELGLQLARGGFDWQVVEQPGIGEQISPSIKRNLLLGIVVGLTLGCFAAFIREAVDDAVHSSDELKKQVALPLLGLIPELPPAKPNGLIKLNKQQTQVLPMLCLQSFRDALDLIYKNIRLLTAFPVKSLAVTSALAGEGKTTLALGLAIAAARLHQKVLLIDTDLRRPSLHKQLELSNEQGLSTLLTSDRALPCRRRIQLFGAQIDVLTSGPTPVDPVQLLSSSKMKEMMLAFEQEYDLVLLDTPPVLGRVDAIQTASFCSGAILVARIDRVTRTEITQVTEMLSRTNVFGVIANAAANSPRYSSTYAESPRSRFLLNHSAAVER, from the coding sequence ATGGCTACGGAACAGGAGGCAGGTTACGGACAGCTTTTATCAGTTTTAATGCGTAGGCGCTTTTTGTTATTGTCTGTATTTTTTGGCATCCTGTCGATGGCAACTGTTCTCACAATAATTACAAAGCCAACCTATAAAAGTTCGATGCAGCTTTTAGTTGAGCCTAACTATCAAGGAAAAACTGACCAAGGACAAGGAAAAACCACAGAAAGCGAATTTGCTGACTCTAATGTTGAGGTAGATATTGCAACTCAAATCAACTTGATGAGTAGTTCAATACTTTTACAAAGAGCAGTTTCTTTGTTACAGCCTGAGTATCCTGATATAGATATTAAGTCACTGAGAAAGTCTCTAACACTATCACCTGTACAAGGGCAAGATGGAACTGGTAAAAAAGTTAGGACAAAAATTGTTGAAGTTCTCTACACAGATAACGACCCACAGAGAACTCAAAATGTTCTCAACGCAATGCAGCAAGTTTATCAAGATTACAACTTAGAACAGCAGAAGTTACGCTTAGCAAAGGGTCTGACTTTTATCAATGAGCAGCTACCTGTCATTAAAGATAGAGTTAATCAAGCTGAAAATGCTTTAGAACTATTTCGTGAAAGCAATAATCTCATCGATCCAGAGTTACAAGCAAAAGCACTTACAGATGCTTTAAATAATGTTAAACAAGAACAACGCACAAATAGAAATCAAATTCAGCAAACTCAATCGCGTTTGCACAATTTACAGCAACAGCTTGCTCGTACGCCGCGAAATGCACTAGTTTCCTCGCGTTTAAGTCAATCGCAACGTTATCAAAACTTACTCAATGAAATTCAGAAAACAGAACTCGCCTTAGCGCAGCAACGCTTACGCTACACTGATTCTTCCCCCCAAGTTGAACTTTTGCTGTCTCAGCGCGATACCCAGCGTGAGCTTTTACAACAGGAGATGCAAACAGTTGTGGGAGAAAATGCGATCGCCAGTGAAGAAGATACAACAACTGCAGGACAGCAAGGTCAATTAGATATTAATCTAGCCGGAGAGTTAGTTGAAGCGCAGACAAACTTAGTTAGTCTTCAAGCAAATGCGCAGAGTTTAGCAAATGCAGAGCAGCAGTTGAGCGCAGAAATACAAAGATTTCCTACTCTGCTTGCACAGTACAATCGTCTCTTACCAGAAGTATCAGTTAATCGAGAAACACTCCAACAACTGATGACTGCACGTCAGGAGTTAGGTTTACAACTCGCCAGAGGTGGTTTTGACTGGCAAGTTGTCGAGCAACCAGGGATAGGCGAGCAAATTAGTCCAAGTATTAAGCGGAATCTGTTATTAGGAATCGTTGTTGGGCTGACTTTAGGATGTTTTGCTGCGTTTATCCGTGAAGCAGTTGATGATGCAGTTCACTCTTCGGATGAGTTGAAAAAGCAAGTAGCCCTACCTCTATTAGGTTTAATTCCAGAGTTACCACCAGCAAAACCGAATGGACTTATTAAGTTAAATAAGCAGCAAACACAAGTCCTTCCTATGCTCTGTTTGCAATCGTTTCGCGATGCGCTGGATCTGATTTACAAAAATATTAGATTGCTGACGGCATTTCCAGTAAAATCGTTAGCCGTCACTTCAGCCCTTGCTGGTGAAGGTAAGACAACTTTAGCTTTAGGTTTGGCGATCGCCGCAGCGCGGTTGCACCAAAAAGTATTGCTGATTGATACAGATCTACGTCGTCCTAGTTTACACAAGCAATTAGAACTATCAAACGAACAAGGACTATCAACTTTATTGACAAGCGATCGCGCTTTACCTTGTCGAAGACGCATTCAACTTTTTGGCGCACAGATTGATGTGTTGACTTCAGGTCCTACACCAGTAGATCCTGTGCAGCTATTAAGTTCCTCAAAAATGAAGGAAATGATGCTTGCTTTCGAGCAAGAGTACGATCTGGTGCTACTTGATACTCCTCCTGTTCTTGGTAGGGTAGATGCAATCCAAACAGCATCTTTTTGCAGTGGTGCAATTTTAGTAGCGCGTATTGATCGGGTCACTCGTACAGAAATTACCCAAGTCACAGAAATGTTGAGTCGCACAAATGTGTTTGGAGTTATTGCCAATGCAGCAGCTAATAGCCCTCGGTATAGCAGTACTTACGCTGAATCACCACGTAGCCGATTTTTACTGAATCACTCAGCTGCTGTTGAACGTTAA
- a CDS encoding polysaccharide pyruvyl transferase family protein, protein MIAIHGSYYNNNFGDLLLIKLVENWVKSKVNSTIVYPMVDKQEQKEFKEHFPNSFIGIKQRETWQALVCTGGGYLGEPNWSHGKKLGGKWNKQFFRRHVLPAEICIWSNTPYAIVGVEAGPLSNIFVRHEVKRILSHASVLSVRNIESKKFIQDTLGIDSEVIVAPDAALTISKEDIPTTALNYVDSLLAPYQGMISLGIHYPSRFLCDTPQAELLRQGLFSTLASTPDVLPVVFSDCGSNNVPSDTEKLAKIIHNSTGKECLSLPFKGIWETAALISKLSAILTTKLHVGIVAYALGVHCESFATHQKTPRFYKQIGRASQCIMLDDISDKNIVIEKIERALQAARNQVSPINCQEYEQVKQNSLIHKQLVLNFLNSTIQN, encoded by the coding sequence ATGATTGCAATTCATGGCTCTTACTACAATAACAATTTTGGCGATCTCCTCTTGATCAAGCTCGTTGAAAATTGGGTAAAATCCAAAGTTAATAGCACTATTGTTTACCCAATGGTAGACAAACAAGAACAAAAAGAGTTTAAAGAACACTTTCCTAATAGTTTTATAGGAATCAAACAACGTGAAACCTGGCAAGCTTTAGTTTGTACTGGGGGCGGATATTTAGGGGAACCAAATTGGAGTCATGGCAAAAAATTAGGAGGTAAATGGAATAAGCAGTTTTTTCGGCGTCATGTTTTACCGGCTGAAATATGTATATGGAGTAATACTCCTTACGCTATAGTAGGTGTAGAAGCAGGTCCACTTTCAAACATTTTCGTTAGACATGAAGTAAAGCGTATTTTATCTCATGCATCTGTACTATCTGTGAGAAATATTGAATCGAAAAAGTTTATTCAAGACACATTAGGTATCGACTCCGAAGTCATAGTAGCACCAGATGCAGCACTGACAATTAGTAAGGAAGATATTCCTACTACTGCTCTTAATTATGTAGATAGTCTCTTAGCTCCTTATCAAGGAATGATATCACTGGGGATTCACTATCCATCTAGATTTCTCTGTGATACTCCTCAAGCAGAACTATTAAGACAAGGCTTATTTTCCACACTTGCTTCGACACCAGATGTCTTACCCGTTGTCTTTTCTGATTGTGGATCTAACAATGTTCCCTCAGACACAGAAAAATTAGCAAAAATCATTCACAATTCAACGGGAAAAGAATGCTTGTCATTACCTTTTAAAGGTATATGGGAAACAGCAGCATTGATCTCAAAATTATCAGCTATTTTAACAACTAAGCTCCACGTAGGTATTGTGGCATATGCATTAGGAGTTCATTGTGAATCATTTGCAACTCATCAAAAAACTCCGCGTTTTTACAAGCAAATTGGTCGTGCTTCACAATGTATTATGTTAGATGATATTTCTGATAAAAACATAGTCATAGAAAAAATTGAGCGTGCTTTACAAGCTGCACGTAATCAAGTTTCACCAATCAACTGCCAAGAATATGAGCAGGTTAAGCAAAATTCATTGATTCACAAACAACTAGTTTTGAATTTTCTTAACTCTACTATTCAAAACTAA
- the hepC gene encoding heterocyst development glycosyltransferase HepC: MSSFNAIAIESDFPVLQNQQDIGVSPCNLIWRQRKLLVKLFPQFKQPYMPSLDNQQRLVECLQRSPIQLIRLDHNLSEAQIRLWADASHQANKSVYLELPAAESIARKRRSFNWIVKRCSDWLAAIVLLLLLMPLMVFLSLLVYFSSPGPIFFQQWRVGERGKLFRIYKFRTMVVDAEKLHHQLMANQNGLHKLADDPRLTRLGAWMRKYSLDELPQLFNVLRGEMSLVGPRPWALYDAMRLNGEGKKRLNALPGITGAWQVQARSTLLDINAVNNLDLDYLHNWSLARDLAILLQTFPKVLSGFGAF, encoded by the coding sequence ATGAGTAGCTTTAATGCGATCGCAATAGAATCAGATTTTCCCGTTCTTCAAAACCAACAAGACATTGGCGTATCACCGTGCAATCTAATTTGGCGACAGCGAAAACTCTTAGTTAAACTGTTCCCTCAATTTAAACAACCGTATATGCCTTCGTTGGATAATCAGCAACGATTAGTAGAGTGTCTGCAACGCTCTCCAATTCAACTTATTCGTCTCGATCATAATTTGAGTGAGGCACAAATTCGATTATGGGCGGACGCAAGTCACCAAGCAAACAAATCAGTTTATCTTGAACTCCCTGCTGCAGAATCAATTGCCAGAAAACGCAGATCATTTAATTGGATTGTCAAGCGTTGCAGTGATTGGCTAGCGGCGATCGTCTTACTACTGTTGCTCATGCCATTGATGGTCTTTTTATCACTGCTAGTTTATTTCTCTTCTCCAGGTCCAATTTTCTTTCAACAATGGCGCGTCGGCGAACGAGGTAAGTTGTTTCGGATTTATAAATTCCGCACTATGGTTGTCGATGCGGAAAAATTGCATCATCAGTTAATGGCTAACCAAAATGGTTTGCATAAACTTGCAGACGATCCTCGGTTAACACGTTTGGGTGCATGGATGCGCAAATACAGTCTCGATGAGTTACCACAGTTATTTAATGTCTTACGCGGTGAAATGAGTCTTGTAGGTCCGCGCCCTTGGGCTTTGTATGATGCAATGCGACTAAATGGAGAAGGAAAAAAACGATTAAATGCACTTCCAGGAATTACAGGAGCTTGGCAAGTACAAGCAAGATCAACTTTACTTGATATTAACGCCGTTAATAATCTGGATTTAGACTATTTGCACAATTGGTCTTTAGCTAGAGATCTCGCGATTTTACTCCAAACTTTTCCTAAAGTTTTATCTGGTTTTGGTGCATTTTAG
- a CDS encoding glycosyltransferase family A protein, translated as MENSVAELPSFSIVFETENLSSVELENIYLSLASLEKQNMPITSANEFLIIDGGYAPQEVIEQISSKYTWINIKQIPGIGYHEAKMMGATLATGEIVVFCDSDCVYNSNWLKSILTTFSQNSDINIVAGETSTLVRNPYELAIAIHYFFPRFSYQEQPYVSQGYYLNSVAFRRDFLLQNPIPIKLPLYRSNCQIHIHYLRSHGYNILKHPQAQANHEPPTMSFISWRYLLRGRDRVLREQIKLSLANSTDLNNISQLTSGYQLTRSQKIYAVIRTLWQAKPFKKAQIRAVLQEDSLRIFCLPLAIPIVIYFELLYTISSIITYFQPNLLLNLYTQKGARAGELTTA; from the coding sequence ATGGAAAATTCTGTAGCTGAACTTCCCAGTTTTTCTATAGTATTTGAAACAGAGAATCTCTCAAGTGTTGAACTAGAAAACATCTACCTTAGCCTAGCTTCACTTGAAAAACAAAATATGCCAATTACATCAGCCAACGAGTTTCTGATTATTGACGGTGGCTATGCACCTCAAGAAGTAATTGAACAGATTAGCTCAAAATATACCTGGATTAATATCAAACAAATCCCAGGAATCGGCTACCATGAAGCAAAAATGATGGGTGCTACCCTAGCTACAGGGGAAATTGTTGTTTTTTGTGATTCAGACTGTGTTTACAATTCAAATTGGCTAAAAAGTATTCTTACTACTTTCTCACAAAACTCAGACATCAACATTGTTGCTGGAGAAACAAGTACGCTAGTCAGAAATCCCTATGAGCTTGCTATAGCTATACACTACTTTTTTCCTCGGTTTTCCTACCAAGAGCAACCATATGTATCCCAAGGATACTACTTAAATAGTGTAGCCTTTCGCCGTGATTTTCTTTTACAAAATCCGATTCCTATAAAATTACCACTGTATCGTAGTAACTGCCAGATCCATATTCATTATTTGCGTAGTCATGGATACAACATATTAAAACATCCCCAAGCACAAGCTAACCACGAACCACCAACAATGTCTTTTATTAGCTGGCGCTATTTACTCAGAGGTCGAGATCGCGTTTTAAGAGAACAAATTAAACTAAGTTTAGCAAATAGTACTGATTTGAATAACATTTCTCAGCTAACAAGTGGTTATCAACTTACGCGATCGCAAAAAATTTACGCTGTTATTCGTACACTTTGGCAAGCAAAACCTTTCAAAAAAGCTCAGATTAGGGCAGTTTTACAAGAGGACTCACTTAGAATATTTTGCCTACCTTTGGCTATTCCAATTGTGATTTATTTTGAATTACTTTACACCATAAGTAGTATTATCACCTATTTTCAACCTAATTTATTGCTAAATCTTTATACACAAAAAGGAGCTAGAGCTGGTGAACTTACTACAGCTTAA
- the hepA gene encoding heterocyst formation ABC transporter subunit HepA, protein MRYKFSPFIGLLKSTHFWQENYLILRELQYFPAAVILAIVFALLAAAFEGFGIGFLLAFLQSLVDPSGTPFQTGVHWFDVWVLGINTSKISRLYRISALILTATWIRAVFNYLTQVYIEVVQSKLMACLKKQIFEQLQSVSLKYFTSTNSGELINSITGEIKSLKQAFSLVAFNITKGLTLAVYALILFRISWVLTVIAILLFTLLAVGLSTLSKRVREASFAVSRANGAFTAIAVELINGIRTVQAFATQDFERKRFYQASDRVEEATITSVMGLALVRPLAEGAATTVLVLMIIVAMTIFVANGTLEVASLLTFLFVLFRLVPAIHEINCNSARLNSFRGAIENIKQVLRTDDKPYLLNGTKQFSGLQKAIEFVSLDFGYDRDHLVLNNVTLTIKQGQTTALVGASGAGKSTLVDLIPRFYDPTQGDIFIDGVDLRQFDIKSVRRKMAVVSQDTFIFNTSVRNNIAYGSDIDEAAIWEAAKLANALEFIQQMPEGFDTQLGDRGVRLSGGQRQRIAIARALLRDPDILILDEATSALDSVSERLIQESLEKLSVGRTVIAIAHRLSTIVRADKVVVLEQGRVVEQGNYKELLEQHGKLWKYHQMQHELGRVS, encoded by the coding sequence ATGCGTTACAAATTTTCGCCTTTTATAGGTTTGCTGAAAAGCACTCACTTTTGGCAAGAGAACTACTTAATTTTACGGGAGTTACAGTATTTTCCTGCGGCTGTCATTTTAGCCATTGTATTTGCTTTGTTAGCAGCAGCTTTTGAGGGTTTCGGTATCGGTTTTCTACTTGCGTTTTTACAAAGTTTAGTAGACCCAAGTGGTACACCATTTCAAACAGGAGTTCATTGGTTTGATGTTTGGGTTTTAGGAATAAATACTTCAAAAATAAGTCGTTTGTATCGAATTTCTGCACTAATTTTAACTGCTACTTGGATTCGGGCAGTATTCAACTACTTGACACAGGTTTATATAGAAGTTGTTCAAAGTAAGTTAATGGCTTGCTTGAAAAAACAAATTTTTGAGCAACTGCAATCAGTGAGTTTAAAGTATTTTACTTCAACTAATTCAGGAGAGTTAATTAATAGCATCACAGGGGAAATCAAAAGTCTCAAGCAAGCTTTTTCTTTAGTAGCTTTTAACATCACTAAAGGTCTGACACTAGCAGTTTATGCGCTCATTTTGTTTCGGATATCTTGGGTACTGACAGTTATTGCCATTCTTTTATTTACATTATTAGCAGTAGGACTTTCTACCCTTAGTAAACGAGTACGCGAAGCAAGTTTTGCCGTATCGAGAGCGAATGGTGCATTTACGGCGATCGCTGTTGAATTGATTAATGGTATTCGTACTGTACAAGCCTTTGCAACCCAAGATTTTGAGCGAAAACGCTTCTATCAAGCAAGCGATCGCGTTGAGGAAGCTACGATTACATCAGTTATGGGATTGGCACTTGTTCGACCTCTTGCTGAAGGTGCTGCTACCACAGTTCTGGTATTAATGATTATTGTCGCGATGACGATATTCGTCGCGAATGGAACGCTAGAGGTTGCCTCATTACTCACATTTTTGTTTGTTTTATTTCGTTTAGTTCCAGCAATTCATGAAATTAATTGCAACAGCGCTCGTTTGAATAGTTTTCGCGGTGCGATTGAGAATATTAAGCAAGTGCTCAGAACTGACGATAAACCTTACTTACTCAATGGCACAAAACAATTTTCAGGATTGCAAAAAGCAATTGAATTTGTCTCACTAGATTTTGGTTACGATCGCGATCATTTAGTCTTAAATAATGTCACATTAACCATCAAGCAAGGGCAAACAACTGCACTCGTTGGTGCTTCCGGTGCAGGTAAATCGACACTCGTAGATTTGATTCCTCGCTTTTACGATCCGACGCAAGGCGATATTTTCATTGATGGAGTCGATCTACGCCAGTTCGATATCAAATCAGTGCGGCGGAAAATGGCAGTTGTTAGTCAAGACACTTTCATTTTCAACACTTCAGTACGCAATAACATTGCTTATGGATCAGACATAGATGAAGCAGCTATTTGGGAAGCAGCAAAACTAGCAAACGCTTTGGAATTTATTCAACAAATGCCCGAAGGTTTTGATACTCAACTAGGCGATCGCGGTGTGCGATTATCTGGAGGACAACGTCAGCGAATTGCGATCGCTAGGGCTTTACTCCGCGATCCTGATATTCTTATTCTCGATGAAGCAACAAGTGCTTTAGATTCAGTATCAGAACGGCTGATTCAAGAATCATTAGAAAAACTCTCTGTCGGGCGAACTGTCATTGCGATCGCACATCGTTTATCTACCATTGTTCGAGCCGATAAGGTTGTTGTGCTTGAACAAGGAAGAGTTGTTGAGCAAGGAAACTATAAAGAGTTATTAGAACAGCATGGCAAGCTGTGGAAATATCATCAAATGCAACATGAGTTAGGTCGAGTTAGCTAA